The proteins below come from a single Tsuneonella deserti genomic window:
- a CDS encoding RsmB/NOP family class I SAM-dependent RNA methyltransferase: MAKIQGLAARTAALRMLDAVLRRGETLDLAEGQFAKGLTPSDRGLARAIAGETLRWLVDLDALIDSATKDVLPDDAKPRMVLRMMLAQVFRLATPPHAVIATGLELLSGGPRRLAHGVFSTLVKRGAALPPVPTLPAAVASRWGERAGPIAAALAEPPPLDLALKNWKETQRWVAELGGVSLAPGHVRLARGTAVERLAGFQQGEWWVQDFAASLPARLLGEGNGRRVLDLCAAPGGKMLQLAAAGWQVTALDKSVKRLDRLVENLDRTGLAAEVVAADALAWEPTRQFEAILLDAPCTATGTCRRNPDVLHRVHARQIAEMAELQERLLERAARWLAPGGTLVYAVCSLEPEEGERHPKPEGLLPAPIRAEELPAGLLPDSEGGLRTDPGMLPDAGGLDGFFVARWRAPPA; encoded by the coding sequence ATGGCAAAAATCCAGGGATTGGCCGCGCGCACCGCGGCACTGCGCATGCTCGATGCCGTCTTGCGCCGCGGCGAGACGCTTGACCTGGCGGAAGGGCAGTTCGCCAAGGGGCTGACGCCGAGCGACCGCGGGCTGGCCCGTGCAATTGCCGGCGAGACTTTGCGCTGGCTGGTCGACCTTGATGCCCTCATCGACTCCGCGACGAAGGACGTGCTGCCCGACGATGCCAAGCCGCGCATGGTGCTGCGGATGATGCTCGCCCAGGTCTTCCGCCTGGCAACGCCGCCGCATGCAGTGATCGCGACCGGGCTGGAGCTGCTTTCGGGCGGCCCCCGCCGCCTCGCTCACGGGGTGTTCTCGACCCTGGTGAAGCGCGGGGCCGCGCTGCCGCCGGTGCCGACCTTGCCTGCCGCGGTCGCCTCGCGGTGGGGCGAGCGGGCCGGGCCGATCGCCGCCGCGCTGGCCGAGCCGCCGCCCCTCGACCTAGCGCTCAAGAACTGGAAAGAGACCCAGCGGTGGGTGGCAGAACTGGGCGGCGTCTCCCTCGCGCCCGGTCATGTCAGGCTTGCGCGCGGCACGGCGGTCGAACGCCTCGCCGGGTTCCAGCAAGGCGAATGGTGGGTGCAGGATTTCGCCGCCTCGCTGCCTGCGCGGCTGCTCGGGGAAGGCAATGGACGGCGCGTGCTCGACCTGTGCGCCGCGCCCGGCGGCAAGATGCTCCAACTCGCTGCAGCGGGCTGGCAGGTGACCGCGCTCGACAAGAGCGTCAAGCGGCTCGACCGGCTGGTGGAAAACCTGGACCGCACCGGCCTCGCTGCCGAAGTGGTGGCCGCAGACGCCCTCGCGTGGGAGCCAACGCGTCAATTCGAAGCGATCCTGCTCGACGCCCCGTGCACGGCGACCGGCACCTGCCGCCGTAATCCCGACGTGCTCCACCGCGTTCACGCGAGGCAGATCGCCGAGATGGCCGAGCTTCAGGAGCGACTGCTGGAGCGCGCCGCGCGCTGGCTCGCCCCCGGCGGGACGCTGGTTTACGCGGTCTGCTCGCTCGAGCCCGAGGAAGGCGAGCGGCATCCGAAGCCCGAAGGGCTGCTGCCGGCGCCCATTCGCGCTGAGGAGTTACCGGCCGGGCTGCTGCCAGATAGCGAAGGAGGCCTGCGCACCGACCCCGGCATGCTGCCGGATGCCGGCGGGCTCGACGGGTTCTTCGTCGCCCGCTGGCGTGCGCCCCCCGCTTAG
- a CDS encoding DUF1674 domain-containing protein has protein sequence MERATKRPREFVKPAHWTSAPPPKPSEGAVNEPLSPTRYGDWVKDGIAIDF, from the coding sequence ATGGAACGCGCGACCAAACGCCCGCGGGAATTCGTGAAGCCCGCCCACTGGACGAGTGCGCCGCCGCCCAAGCCGAGCGAAGGCGCAGTGAACGAACCGCTCAGCCCGACCCGCTACGGCGACTGGGTAAAGGACGGCATCGCCATCGATTTCTAG
- a CDS encoding cytochrome P450 — protein sequence MATLAEPAFAPHVPAETPPRHWSEGWLTDADVAHIPGEAGPPVIGNLFKMLGDPHGFAWRMFREYGPVYKSKAMGRWHVSLIGAEANELLLFDRDKIFSSEQGWGPALHRLFPRGLMLLDFEKHRADRRALSIAFKPEPMRHYADALDRGIAAEVGKWRGEMLFYPAIKQLTLALAADSFIGVPWGPESKKINQAFVDMVQASITPVRKPLPFTQMRKGVKGREFLIDYFTKLTLRRRAGEGNGQDMFSQFATATNEDGSLLPVDEVVDHMNFLMMAAHDTITSSATSLVWLLAKHPEWQEKVRQEVFAITGGPDAKGAPRGATYDDLGKFELLEMAFKESLRLIAPVPSIPRRALRSFEFKGVRIPAGAACGFNTHLTHHMEEYWVSPETFDPMRFTPDKVKARHKYAWVPFGGGAHMCLGLHFAYMQVKILTAQLLQRYRIEIADGYEPAWQPWPIPKPKDGLKVTFAPL from the coding sequence ATGGCCACGCTCGCCGAACCCGCTTTCGCCCCTCATGTGCCCGCCGAGACACCGCCACGGCACTGGTCCGAAGGCTGGCTCACAGATGCCGACGTGGCGCACATTCCCGGCGAGGCGGGGCCGCCGGTGATCGGCAACCTGTTCAAGATGCTCGGGGATCCGCACGGTTTCGCATGGCGGATGTTTCGCGAGTATGGACCGGTCTACAAGAGCAAGGCCATGGGCCGGTGGCATGTCTCGCTGATCGGGGCCGAGGCGAACGAACTGCTGCTGTTCGATCGGGACAAGATTTTCTCCTCCGAACAGGGCTGGGGCCCGGCACTCCACCGCCTGTTCCCGCGCGGGCTGATGCTGCTCGATTTCGAGAAGCACCGGGCGGACCGGCGCGCGCTGTCGATCGCCTTCAAGCCCGAGCCGATGCGCCACTATGCCGACGCGCTCGATCGCGGGATCGCTGCGGAAGTCGGAAAGTGGCGCGGAGAGATGCTGTTCTACCCGGCGATCAAGCAGCTCACGCTGGCACTGGCGGCTGACAGCTTCATCGGCGTGCCATGGGGGCCGGAATCGAAGAAGATCAACCAGGCTTTCGTCGACATGGTGCAGGCCTCGATTACTCCGGTGAGGAAGCCGCTGCCGTTCACCCAGATGCGCAAGGGTGTGAAGGGCCGCGAATTTCTCATCGATTACTTCACGAAGCTCACGCTGCGCCGCCGGGCCGGGGAGGGCAACGGACAGGATATGTTCAGCCAGTTCGCCACCGCGACCAACGAGGACGGCAGCCTGCTCCCGGTCGACGAGGTCGTCGATCACATGAACTTCCTGATGATGGCCGCCCACGACACCATCACCTCCAGCGCCACCAGTCTCGTCTGGCTGCTGGCCAAGCATCCGGAATGGCAGGAAAAGGTCCGGCAGGAAGTGTTCGCGATCACCGGCGGGCCGGATGCGAAGGGCGCGCCCCGCGGCGCGACCTACGATGACCTGGGCAAGTTCGAACTGCTCGAGATGGCGTTCAAGGAATCGCTGCGGCTGATCGCGCCGGTTCCCTCGATCCCGCGCCGCGCGCTGAGGAGCTTCGAGTTCAAGGGCGTCCGCATCCCGGCGGGCGCGGCGTGCGGGTTCAACACCCATCTGACGCACCACATGGAGGAATACTGGGTCAGCCCCGAAACGTTCGATCCGATGCGCTTCACGCCAGACAAGGTAAAGGCGCGCCACAAGTATGCCTGGGTGCCCTTCGGCGGCGGCGCCCACATGTGCCTAGGCCTGCACTTCGCCTACATGCAGGTGAAGATACTGACGGCGCAGCTTCTCCAGCGCTACCGGATCGAGATCGCGGACGGGTACGAGCCCGCCTGGCAGCCGTGGCCGATTCCCAAGCCCAAGGACGGGCTGAAGGTAACGTTCGCGCCGCTCTAG
- the hemH gene encoding ferrochelatase, which translates to MTRPASPTPENHPPVRTGRIGVLLVNLGTPDAPDARSVRRYLAEFLSDRRVVEIPPLIWQPILRGAILTTRPKKSAHAYSQVWTEAGSPLAAITAEQAARLQERLGDDVMVAHAMRYGRPKIGAAMQELMDAGCDRILLAPLYPQYSAATTATVVDKAADKLRTMRWQPALRTLPPYHDDPHYIEALARDIGSQLDALHFAPEVLLLSFHGMPERTLHLGDPYHCHSRKTARLLEGALGRPDLRVVTTFQSRFGRAKWLEPATDAVLAEEARRGTRRLAVAAPGFSADCLETLEELAIRGREQFIGAGGEEFAALACLNARHPGMDMLEALVRRELAGWL; encoded by the coding sequence ATGACCCGGCCCGCGTCCCCGACCCCGGAAAACCATCCGCCGGTCCGCACCGGCAGGATCGGCGTCCTGCTGGTCAACCTCGGCACGCCCGACGCACCCGATGCCCGTTCGGTGCGGCGTTATCTCGCGGAGTTCCTCTCCGATCGCCGCGTGGTGGAAATTCCGCCGCTGATCTGGCAGCCGATCCTGCGCGGCGCGATCCTCACCACCCGCCCGAAGAAAAGCGCGCACGCCTATTCGCAGGTCTGGACCGAGGCCGGCTCACCGCTCGCCGCGATCACTGCCGAGCAGGCTGCGCGCCTCCAGGAACGGCTGGGCGACGACGTGATGGTGGCGCATGCGATGCGCTATGGCCGGCCGAAGATCGGGGCGGCGATGCAGGAGCTGATGGACGCTGGCTGCGACCGTATCCTGCTGGCGCCGCTCTATCCCCAATATAGCGCAGCAACGACCGCAACCGTTGTGGACAAGGCTGCGGACAAGCTGCGAACGATGCGTTGGCAACCTGCCTTGCGTACCCTGCCGCCTTATCACGACGATCCGCACTATATCGAAGCGCTCGCGCGAGACATCGGCAGCCAGCTCGACGCGCTTCACTTCGCCCCGGAAGTGCTCCTTTTGAGCTTTCACGGAATGCCCGAGCGCACGCTTCACCTTGGCGATCCCTACCACTGCCATTCGCGCAAGACCGCGCGTTTGCTCGAAGGCGCGCTCGGCAGGCCGGACCTGCGCGTCGTGACCACGTTTCAGTCGCGCTTCGGCCGGGCCAAATGGCTGGAGCCGGCGACCGATGCGGTGCTGGCCGAAGAAGCGCGCCGGGGCACGCGGCGGCTGGCTGTCGCGGCGCCCGGATTCTCGGCTGATTGCCTGGAGACGCTGGAGGAACTGGCGATCCGCGGGCGCGAGCAATTCATCGGAGCGGGCGGCGAGGAGTTCGCGGCGCTTGCCTGCCTCAATGCCCGCCATCCCGGGATGGACATGCTCGAGGCGCTGGTGCGGCGCGAGCTTGCCGGCTGGCTCTAG